One Streptomyces sp. ML-6 genomic region harbors:
- a CDS encoding SPW repeat protein, with the protein MSNISHTGRDMASHPDVSEMRDRYARVLGGRDVALVDAPVFLVGLYCAISPSVLHFTASQSTLATHNLIMGLAIAALGLGFTVMPERMYGLSWAICAMGAWMIISTWIVGSSPDLGIILNNVIIGGLTVLLGLACAGVSMKTGKRTA; encoded by the coding sequence ATGTCAAACATCTCGCACACCGGCCGTGACATGGCCAGTCACCCCGATGTCTCCGAAATGCGCGATCGCTATGCCCGCGTGCTCGGTGGCCGCGACGTGGCCCTGGTGGACGCGCCGGTGTTCCTCGTCGGCCTCTACTGCGCCATATCGCCGTCGGTGCTCCACTTCACGGCAAGTCAGTCCACGCTCGCGACGCACAACCTGATCATGGGTCTCGCGATCGCCGCCCTGGGGCTCGGGTTCACCGTCATGCCCGAGCGCATGTACGGCCTGAGCTGGGCCATCTGCGCCATGGGGGCCTGGATGATCATCTCGACGTGGATCGTCGGCAGCAGTCCCGACCTCGGCATCATCCTCAACAACGTCATCATCGGCGGCCTGACCGTGCTGCTGGGACTGGCCTGTGCGGGCGTGTCCATGAAGACAGGCAAACGCACCGCCTGA